A window of Tautonia plasticadhaerens contains these coding sequences:
- a CDS encoding nucleoside deaminase, with amino-acid sequence MNSIPFSRRRGRLRIRALLVMVGTLSGVGVWMVQGTTPGRAMTLAQVPSDTPRVSAEELASRFPEETHEAYLRRAIANSRRAGVEYKTGGAFGAVVVDRYGNVLADGLNHVVAQNDPTWHAEMHAIRQACALLKSPKLDGCILYTSSEPCPMCLATAYWAGVDGIYYAATVADSKEYGNFDDDFIYDQFSRPIGERAIPQQELLRPEAVEVWKEYAARPDKVDY; translated from the coding sequence ATGAACTCGATCCCCTTCAGCCGGAGGCGAGGGCGCCTGCGGATTCGCGCCCTGCTCGTGATGGTCGGGACGCTGTCCGGCGTGGGCGTCTGGATGGTCCAGGGGACCACCCCCGGCCGGGCCATGACCCTCGCCCAGGTGCCGAGCGACACGCCCCGCGTCTCCGCCGAGGAGCTGGCCTCGCGGTTCCCCGAGGAGACGCACGAGGCGTACCTGCGTCGGGCCATCGCCAATTCGAGGAGGGCGGGCGTCGAGTACAAGACCGGGGGCGCCTTCGGCGCGGTGGTCGTCGACCGATACGGCAACGTGCTCGCCGACGGCCTCAATCACGTCGTCGCCCAGAACGACCCGACCTGGCACGCCGAGATGCACGCGATCCGCCAGGCCTGCGCCCTGCTCAAGAGCCCCAAGCTCGACGGCTGCATCCTCTACACGTCCTCGGAACCCTGCCCCATGTGCCTCGCCACCGCCTACTGGGCGGGCGTGGATGGCATCTACTACGCCGCCACCGTCGCCGACTCCAAGGAGTACGGCAACTTCGACGACGACTTCATCTACGACCAGTTCTCCAGGCCGATCGGCGAGCGGGCCATCCCTCAGCAGGAGCTCCTCCGGCCCGAGGCCGTCGAGGTCTGGAAGGAGTACGCCGCCCGCCCCGACAAGGTCGACTACTGA
- a CDS encoding DUF4256 domain-containing protein, whose translation MNAQARTKLLRALEARFEANMRRHEGIAWAEVQARIEGNPGALGTLLAMEESGGEPDVIGQDPTTGRFTFCDCSAESPAARRSVCYDREALDARKENKPRGSAVEMAAEMGIDLLTEAQYRELQSLGAFDTKTSSWVETPPEVRSLGGALFCDRRYDKVFVYHNGAQSYYAARGFRGLLRV comes from the coding sequence ATGAACGCGCAAGCACGCACCAAACTGCTCCGGGCCCTGGAGGCTCGCTTCGAGGCGAACATGAGGCGCCACGAGGGCATCGCGTGGGCCGAAGTCCAAGCCAGGATCGAGGGCAACCCCGGGGCCCTTGGGACGCTGCTCGCGATGGAGGAGTCCGGCGGCGAGCCCGACGTGATCGGCCAGGACCCGACGACCGGCCGGTTCACCTTCTGCGACTGCTCGGCGGAGAGCCCGGCCGCTCGCAGGAGCGTCTGCTACGACCGCGAGGCGCTCGACGCCCGGAAGGAGAACAAACCGAGGGGCAGCGCCGTCGAGATGGCCGCGGAGATGGGGATCGACCTTTTGACCGAGGCGCAGTATCGCGAACTGCAATCACTCGGGGCGTTCGATACCAAGACATCGAGCTGGGTCGAGACGCCGCCCGAGGTCCGATCGCTCGGTGGCGCCCTCTTCTGCGACCGCCGCTACGACAAGGTGTTCGTCTACCACAACGGCGCGCAGTCGTACTACGCCGCCCGGGGCTTCCGGGGCCTGCTCCGGGTCTGA
- a CDS encoding glycerophosphodiester phosphodiesterase, whose protein sequence is MTALLIGLALMNPTDDPRPSPAPAVELIAHRGESFDAPENTLAAFNLAWERGVPAVELDVHLTADGRLVCIHDATTRRTTGADLVVADSNLDQLRSLDAGSWKSDAFAGESIPTLEEALDTLPDGSRCFIEVKVGPEAVPALVRAVEASGKSPDQLPVISFNADTLAEAKRALPEHPMYFLSGFRRDEKTGEWNTTIEALIEQARALGADGLDLNYRGPFDADLLGKVRDANMGLYVWTVDDPSVARELAALGVDGVTTNRAGWMRAQLASPAP, encoded by the coding sequence GTGACCGCCCTGCTGATCGGCCTCGCCCTGATGAACCCGACCGACGACCCCCGGCCCTCCCCGGCCCCCGCCGTCGAGCTGATCGCCCACCGCGGCGAGTCCTTCGACGCCCCCGAGAACACCCTCGCCGCCTTCAACCTCGCCTGGGAGCGGGGCGTCCCCGCCGTCGAGCTGGACGTCCACCTCACCGCCGACGGCCGCCTCGTCTGCATCCACGACGCGACGACGAGGCGCACCACCGGCGCCGACCTCGTCGTCGCCGACTCCAACCTCGACCAGCTCCGATCCCTCGACGCCGGCTCCTGGAAGTCCGACGCCTTCGCCGGCGAGTCGATCCCGACCCTGGAGGAGGCCCTCGACACCCTCCCCGACGGCTCTCGATGCTTCATCGAGGTCAAGGTCGGCCCCGAGGCCGTCCCCGCCCTCGTCCGGGCCGTCGAGGCGTCCGGCAAGTCCCCCGACCAGCTCCCCGTCATCTCCTTCAACGCCGACACCCTCGCCGAGGCGAAGCGGGCCCTCCCCGAGCACCCCATGTACTTCCTCTCCGGCTTCCGCCGGGACGAGAAAACCGGCGAGTGGAACACAACCATCGAGGCCCTGATCGAGCAGGCCCGTGCCCTCGGCGCCGACGGCCTCGACCTGAATTACCGGGGCCCCTTCGACGCGGATCTCCTGGGCAAGGTCCGGGACGCCAACATGGGCCTCTACGTCTGGACCGTCGACGACCCCTCCGTCGCCCGGGAGCTGGCCGCCCTCGGCGTCGACGGCGTCACCACCAACCGCGCCGGGTGGATGCGAGCGCAGCTCGCGTCCCCCGCCCCCTGA
- a CDS encoding TlpA family protein disulfide reductase: MKRSLFAIALLPILSAAAIAQEPAEADALRQAVKADPNSIEAINAYMGAAIGEVLSSIETDPDAAEKALGEMGAFLKTLTPTSPEAQQLMARANGVVPVLQQRITLGRKTLDELQEAVRQAPGDAQALSDYREKLTMQLSEQAYSAPTEASKVLAGARDFLAEMKAKAGAPAEEAYAQAGQVLDQLSTAIESNLARDALVGKPAAPLAVEAWVNGSPLTEADLKGKVVLLDFWAVWCGPCIATFPHLIEWDEQYGDKGLVILGLTNYYQFDWDEDAQRAAPTPDTTPEQERAMLEKFAAHHGLTHRFAIQDGDSMSEYYQVSGIPQAVVIDQEGKVRMVRVGSGEANAKAIGDLLAELLGPAEKAAE; this comes from the coding sequence ATGAAGCGAAGTCTGTTCGCGATCGCGCTGCTGCCGATCCTCTCCGCCGCCGCGATCGCCCAGGAGCCGGCCGAGGCGGACGCCCTCCGGCAGGCGGTCAAGGCGGACCCCAACTCGATCGAGGCGATCAACGCCTACATGGGCGCCGCCATCGGCGAGGTGCTCTCCAGCATCGAGACCGACCCCGACGCCGCCGAGAAGGCCCTGGGAGAGATGGGGGCGTTCCTGAAGACCCTCACGCCGACCTCCCCGGAGGCCCAGCAGCTGATGGCCCGCGCCAACGGCGTGGTGCCGGTGCTCCAGCAGCGGATCACCCTGGGCCGCAAGACCCTGGACGAGCTGCAGGAGGCCGTCCGCCAGGCCCCGGGCGACGCCCAGGCGCTGAGCGACTACCGGGAGAAGCTGACGATGCAGCTCAGCGAGCAGGCCTACAGCGCCCCAACCGAGGCGTCCAAGGTGCTGGCCGGGGCCCGGGACTTCCTCGCCGAGATGAAGGCCAAGGCCGGCGCCCCGGCCGAGGAGGCCTACGCCCAGGCCGGCCAGGTGCTCGACCAGCTCTCGACCGCGATCGAGAGCAACCTGGCCCGGGACGCCCTGGTGGGCAAGCCGGCGGCCCCGCTGGCCGTCGAGGCGTGGGTCAACGGCTCCCCGCTGACCGAGGCCGACCTGAAGGGCAAGGTCGTGCTGCTGGACTTCTGGGCCGTCTGGTGCGGCCCCTGCATCGCCACCTTCCCGCACCTGATCGAGTGGGACGAGCAGTACGGCGACAAGGGGCTGGTGATCCTCGGCCTGACGAACTATTACCAGTTCGACTGGGACGAGGACGCCCAGCGCGCCGCGCCGACCCCGGACACCACGCCGGAGCAAGAGCGGGCGATGCTGGAGAAGTTCGCCGCCCACCACGGCCTGACCCACCGCTTCGCCATCCAGGACGGCGACTCGATGAGCGAGTATTACCAGGTCTCGGGCATCCCCCAGGCGGTGGTGATCGACCAGGAGGGGAAGGTCCGGATGGTCCGCGTCGGCAGCGGGGAGGCCAACGCCAAGGCCATCGGCGACCTGCTGGCCGAGCTGCTCGGCCCGGCCGAGAAGGCCGCGGAATGA
- a CDS encoding sigma-54-dependent transcriptional regulator — MDPQIRVLVVDDDEPHAQAVAESLGRVGYDCTVAVGGREALRLIEEHDFDIVITDLVMEPVGGLEVLQKAKRELPDAEVVILTGHSTVQTAVRAMQGGAATYLTKPLDINELRLVADKASQSRRLARENIELHRQLQERFGFEGVVGNSPQMKAIIDKLRQVSPTPATVLILGESGTGKELVAKAIHNNSPRKSKPFVALNCAALSDTILESELFGHIKGAFTGADRERKGLIEHSNGGTLFLDEIGDLPPQTQVKLLRVIESGEILRMGSNEPIHVNVRLVTATNRDLPEMIKEGKFRTDLYHRIKVISIKLPPLRDRREDIPLLIDYFVREFAGRYGRPIPGISADLRKALMAYSWPGNVRQLRNVVESLLVIDTDGELGLDDLTDEELLATVGTAPQSSGTSQLVGQPMEAIEAHYIAETLRLTGGNREEAARLLGIGERTLYRKLKEYNIT; from the coding sequence ATGGACCCCCAGATCCGCGTCCTCGTGGTCGACGACGACGAGCCCCACGCCCAGGCCGTCGCCGAGAGCCTCGGCCGGGTCGGCTACGACTGCACCGTCGCCGTCGGCGGCCGGGAGGCGTTGCGCCTCATCGAGGAGCACGACTTCGACATCGTCATCACCGACCTCGTCATGGAGCCCGTCGGCGGCCTGGAGGTCCTGCAGAAGGCCAAGCGGGAGCTGCCCGACGCCGAGGTCGTCATCCTCACCGGCCACTCCACCGTGCAGACCGCCGTCCGGGCCATGCAGGGCGGGGCCGCCACCTACCTGACCAAGCCGCTCGACATCAACGAGCTGCGCCTCGTCGCCGACAAGGCCAGCCAGTCCCGCCGCCTCGCCCGGGAGAACATCGAGCTGCACCGCCAGCTCCAGGAGCGGTTCGGCTTCGAGGGCGTGGTCGGCAACAGCCCCCAGATGAAGGCGATCATCGACAAGCTCCGGCAGGTCTCGCCCACCCCCGCCACCGTCCTGATCCTGGGGGAGAGCGGCACCGGCAAGGAGCTGGTCGCCAAGGCGATCCACAACAACAGCCCCCGCAAGAGCAAGCCGTTCGTCGCCCTGAACTGCGCCGCCCTGAGCGACACGATCCTCGAATCCGAGCTGTTCGGCCACATCAAGGGGGCCTTCACCGGCGCCGATCGCGAGCGCAAGGGCCTGATCGAGCATTCCAACGGCGGCACCCTGTTCCTCGACGAGATCGGCGACCTCCCGCCCCAGACGCAGGTCAAGCTGCTCCGCGTCATCGAGAGCGGCGAGATCCTCCGGATGGGCTCCAACGAGCCGATCCACGTCAACGTCCGGCTCGTCACCGCCACCAACCGGGACCTGCCCGAGATGATCAAGGAGGGCAAGTTCCGGACGGACCTCTACCACCGGATCAAGGTCATCAGCATCAAGCTGCCCCCCCTGCGGGACCGCCGGGAGGACATCCCGCTGCTGATCGACTACTTCGTCCGGGAGTTCGCCGGCCGGTACGGCCGCCCGATCCCCGGCATCTCCGCCGACCTCCGCAAGGCCCTGATGGCCTACTCCTGGCCCGGCAACGTCCGGCAGCTCCGCAACGTGGTCGAGAGCCTGCTGGTGATCGACACCGACGGCGAGCTCGGCCTCGACGACCTGACCGACGAGGAACTGCTCGCCACCGTCGGCACCGCGCCGCAGTCGTCCGGCACCTCGCAGCTCGTCGGCCAGCCGATGGAGGCGATCGAGGCCCACTACATCGCCGAGACGCTCCGCCTCACCGGCGGCAACCGCGAGGAGGCCGCCCGACTGCTCGGCATCGGCGAGCGCACGCTCTATCGCAAGCTCAAGGAATACAACATCACCTGA
- a CDS encoding two-component system sensor histidine kinase NtrB — MARSSAAEVTEAFSSASAEGGPDPASAPQSSSPLPADQAQRLRDQYAEIAQLAGGLAHEIRNPLSTMRLTLDLLAEDFRGAQSDRDRRALQKIDRVRKESHRLEGLLEDFLRLVRVGGLDLAPADLNAVVEDVRDFCEPQSLAHGIVTRIQLDPELPPVALHVDSLKQALLNLIRNAQNAMPSGGELILRTRRCAGDAGDVARLDVIDTGVGIPPSDRPRVFDAFFSTRARGTGLGLPMTRRIVEAHGGTIELDSEPGKGTQFSLLLPAAGPRGDDEGGDG, encoded by the coding sequence ATGGCCCGATCCTCCGCCGCCGAGGTGACCGAAGCCTTCTCGTCCGCGTCCGCCGAGGGCGGACCCGACCCGGCATCCGCCCCCCAGTCCTCCTCCCCCCTGCCCGCCGACCAGGCGCAACGCCTGCGCGACCAGTACGCCGAGATCGCCCAGCTCGCCGGCGGGCTGGCCCACGAGATCCGCAATCCCCTCTCCACCATGCGATTGACCCTCGACCTGCTGGCCGAGGACTTCCGGGGCGCCCAGTCCGACCGGGACCGCCGGGCCCTGCAGAAGATCGACCGCGTCCGCAAGGAGTCCCACCGCCTCGAAGGGCTCCTGGAGGACTTCCTCCGCCTGGTCCGGGTCGGCGGCCTGGATCTCGCGCCGGCCGACCTGAACGCCGTCGTCGAGGACGTCCGGGACTTCTGCGAGCCCCAGTCCCTGGCCCACGGCATCGTCACCCGGATCCAGCTCGACCCCGAGCTGCCCCCGGTCGCCCTGCACGTCGACTCCCTCAAGCAGGCCCTGCTCAACCTGATCCGCAACGCCCAGAACGCCATGCCCTCCGGCGGCGAGCTGATCCTCCGCACCCGGCGGTGTGCCGGGGACGCCGGCGACGTCGCCCGGCTCGACGTGATCGACACCGGGGTCGGCATCCCCCCCTCGGACCGGCCCCGGGTCTTCGACGCCTTCTTCTCCACCCGGGCCCGGGGGACCGGCCTCGGCCTGCCGATGACCCGGCGGATCGTCGAGGCCCACGGCGGCACCATCGAGCTCGACTCCGAGCCCGGCAAGGGGACCCAGTTCTCCCTGCTGCTGCCCGCCGCCGGGCCCCGGGGCGACGACGAGGGAGGAGACGGCTGA
- the pnp gene encoding polyribonucleotide nucleotidyltransferase yields the protein MSTSVTSVNPTKKHVVVERTIGGKTITIETGKLAKQATGSVVVRLGDTMTLVATVVAPGREGLDFFPMMVDYREKVYAAGKFPGGFIKREGRPSTKEILTSRLTDRPIRPLFPSDYRMEVQIQAGPISADRVNDPDILTLIGASATLCISPDVPFLGPLGTIRLGRIDGQLVTFPTAEEMSRSDLDLIVASTREKVTMIEGFGKELPEPEMLEAILEAHKLNQELIDLQLELREKLGMGPMLHPEPRPDPLQDELHRRYAHDLREVKKIRLKQERNAATKELQERVVAELCPEPGPGQEAPEPSPVQVKAAFYALQERVVRELILDGHRSDGRGPKDLRMISCEVEVLPCVHGSALFQRGETQALVTTVLGTGADEQRVDGIMDEYSKKFYLDYNMPHFAVGEVRPIRGPGRREIGHGMLAERSVAPILPDPARFPYTIRVVSDILESNGSSSMASVCGATLSLMDAGVPISDPVGGISIGLVEDQKTGRYILLTDIIGDEDHFGDMDFKVAGTQHGITGIQLDVKNVGLTEEIIRGTLDQAREARVEILRSMLRAIKRPRDQISMNAPRLIQIQIDPQKIGMLIGPGGKTIRRLQEETGTKIDIEDTGVVTIASASAAGAEECRDRIEGMTAGVQLGKIYEGRVMSVKDFGAFVELLPGQDGMVHISELTDGYINSVSDVCRVGDQMLVKVIAIDEQDRVKLSRRQALAERGLEDTVESKPRPPAGEGGGGGDRGPRPSGGDRGPRPSGGDRDRGRGPGGPPPRDRR from the coding sequence ATGTCCACGTCAGTCACTTCCGTGAACCCGACCAAGAAGCACGTCGTCGTCGAGCGCACCATCGGCGGCAAGACCATCACCATCGAGACCGGCAAGCTCGCCAAGCAGGCCACCGGCTCGGTCGTCGTCCGCCTGGGCGACACCATGACGCTGGTCGCCACCGTCGTCGCGCCCGGCCGGGAAGGGCTCGACTTCTTCCCGATGATGGTCGACTACCGCGAGAAGGTGTATGCCGCCGGCAAGTTCCCCGGCGGCTTCATCAAGCGGGAAGGGCGGCCCTCCACCAAGGAGATCCTCACCTCCCGGCTCACCGACCGCCCCATCCGCCCGCTCTTCCCGAGCGACTACCGGATGGAGGTCCAGATCCAGGCCGGGCCGATCTCGGCCGACCGGGTCAATGACCCCGACATCCTCACCCTCATCGGCGCCTCGGCCACCCTCTGCATCTCCCCAGACGTGCCCTTCCTCGGCCCGCTCGGCACCATCCGGCTCGGGCGGATCGACGGCCAGCTCGTCACCTTCCCCACCGCCGAGGAGATGTCCCGGAGCGACCTCGACCTGATCGTGGCCAGCACCCGCGAGAAGGTCACCATGATCGAGGGCTTCGGCAAGGAATTGCCCGAGCCCGAGATGCTCGAGGCGATCCTCGAGGCCCACAAGCTCAACCAGGAGCTGATCGACCTCCAGCTGGAACTCCGCGAGAAGCTCGGCATGGGCCCGATGCTCCACCCCGAGCCCCGGCCCGACCCGCTCCAGGACGAGCTGCACCGCCGCTACGCCCACGACCTCCGCGAGGTCAAGAAGATCCGGCTCAAGCAGGAGCGGAACGCCGCCACCAAGGAGTTGCAGGAACGCGTCGTCGCCGAGCTGTGCCCCGAGCCGGGCCCCGGCCAGGAGGCCCCCGAGCCCTCCCCCGTGCAGGTCAAGGCCGCCTTCTACGCCCTCCAGGAACGCGTCGTCCGGGAGCTGATCCTCGACGGCCACCGCTCCGACGGCCGCGGGCCGAAGGACCTGCGGATGATCTCCTGCGAGGTCGAGGTCCTGCCCTGCGTCCACGGCTCGGCCCTCTTCCAGCGCGGCGAGACCCAGGCCCTGGTCACCACCGTGCTCGGCACCGGTGCCGACGAGCAGCGCGTCGACGGCATCATGGACGAGTACTCCAAGAAGTTCTACCTCGACTACAACATGCCGCACTTCGCCGTCGGCGAGGTCCGCCCCATCCGCGGCCCCGGCCGCCGCGAGATCGGCCACGGCATGCTCGCCGAACGCTCCGTCGCCCCGATCCTGCCCGACCCGGCCCGCTTCCCCTACACCATCCGGGTCGTCAGCGACATCCTGGAGTCCAACGGCTCCAGCTCGATGGCCTCGGTCTGCGGCGCCACGCTCAGCCTGATGGACGCCGGCGTCCCCATCTCCGACCCCGTCGGCGGCATCTCCATCGGCCTGGTCGAGGACCAGAAGACCGGCCGATACATCCTCCTCACCGACATCATCGGCGACGAGGACCACTTCGGCGACATGGACTTCAAGGTCGCCGGCACCCAGCACGGCATCACCGGCATCCAGCTCGACGTCAAGAACGTCGGCCTGACCGAGGAGATCATCCGGGGCACCCTCGACCAGGCCCGGGAGGCCCGCGTCGAGATCCTCCGCTCGATGCTCCGCGCCATCAAGCGGCCCCGCGACCAGATCTCGATGAACGCCCCCCGGCTCATCCAGATCCAGATCGACCCCCAGAAGATCGGCATGCTGATCGGCCCCGGTGGCAAGACCATCCGCCGCCTCCAGGAGGAGACCGGCACCAAGATCGACATCGAGGACACCGGCGTCGTCACCATCGCCAGCGCCTCCGCCGCCGGCGCCGAGGAGTGCCGGGACCGCATCGAGGGGATGACCGCCGGCGTCCAGCTCGGCAAGATCTACGAGGGCCGCGTGATGTCCGTCAAGGACTTCGGCGCCTTCGTCGAGTTGCTGCCCGGCCAGGACGGCATGGTCCACATCTCCGAGCTGACCGACGGCTACATCAACAGCGTCTCCGACGTCTGCCGGGTCGGTGACCAGATGCTCGTCAAGGTCATCGCCATCGACGAACAGGACCGCGTCAAGCTCTCCCGACGCCAGGCCCTGGCCGAGCGCGGGCTCGAGGACACCGTCGAATCCAAGCCCCGCCCGCCCGCCGGCGAGGGCGGCGGCGGCGGCGACCGCGGGCCCCGCCCCAGCGGCGGCGACCGCGGCCCCCGCCCCAGCGGCGGCGACCGCGACCGCGGCCGGGGCCCCGGCGGCCCCCCCCCTCGGGACCGCCGCTGA
- the rpsO gene encoding 30S ribosomal protein S15 has translation MAITKEKKQEIIDSFRREEHDTGSPEVQIALLTARINDLTDHFKTHKKDHASRRGLLMLVSKRSSLLKYLRLTNRKSYLEVIGRLGLRK, from the coding sequence ATGGCGATCACCAAAGAGAAGAAGCAGGAGATTATCGACTCGTTCCGACGCGAGGAGCACGATACGGGTTCGCCCGAGGTGCAGATTGCCCTGCTGACGGCCCGGATCAACGACCTGACCGATCACTTCAAGACCCACAAGAAGGACCACGCCAGCCGCCGAGGGCTGCTGATGCTGGTCTCCAAGAGGTCCAGCCTGCTGAAGTACCTGAGGCTGACCAACCGCAAGAGCTACCTCGAAGTGATCGGCCGGCTCGGCCTCCGCAAGTGA
- a CDS encoding multicopper oxidase domain-containing protein: MRPDRRRRRFAPEPLEPRMLLAAFAEPVRLSSSEGVLDVTLRAHESSQVIELADPEDRFAPGIPTLVDGFLTYAWALNEGDSCDGRGAGDGPIGPTLHVQPGDRLRIRIENDLGDVSPLYGEPGGAPTNLHTHGLVISPAGNSDNVLLDIPPGMSNVYEYQIPADHEPGVNWYHPHRHEFAMDQVYRGMLGFLVVGDADGDIDQVRGLPTRLMMLQAHTPEFDPATGRTRLAPLAETETGDLQLTVNGQYMPELQMEAEDEVWVGLQIDPRDLMRTFIPDPAVPFDDWDMDAPTNQPTYYVAQDGASFPRTVEKPRVALAPGKRVSEVVSAPPEGQERTFAATVITPEPGLVPHTQPIMTIKGFGRGGDPSSWHDLPLTTSNPDARYVDLSDEEVAASRTVVFETRVVDGRSQFLINGQIWPDTPTFQARAGQVEEWTVINKDDIPHPIHLHMQHFQAEAVDVGRQVDGLPPGFVYTKPPHEYDQDVWYMDPKTVSVFRIRFEPTVGEAVFHCHNLIHEDRGMMAHLNVIPAEPMVVSAPAFGGAIASIYPLNPDGRTVSETPRARVTPFGPGWRNGMSAAMGDVNFDGISDAIFAAGTGRKGLVVVLDGATNFATTLLAFDAFGPGFRGRLNVASGDVNADGRADIIVAGAGRSAPLVRAFSGKTGALLSEFLAYGPGHRGGVQLAAGNVDGSGRIRIVTAPGPGHPPDVRIWGWDLYSPNGQGVEHGGRAHLGAPALVGSFLASGPRDRRGVSVATAMFDGRLGGFTRIVTAPRAAGRHVSVWTVDAGHGRAAGHGDGAGHGRQMGPTSHDIDAPPVADRAGVGLLTRFRPFEGRRWPSGFALGAVNTPTGALIAAGPLRPTRPTVRLFDADPQAPREGPKALLVGAIASRDGLGLSLGGS, translated from the coding sequence ATGCGTCCCGACCGCCGCCGCCGACGATTCGCCCCGGAGCCCCTCGAGCCCCGAATGCTCCTCGCCGCCTTCGCGGAGCCGGTCCGGCTTTCCAGCTCGGAGGGCGTGCTCGACGTCACCTTGCGGGCCCACGAGTCGAGCCAGGTGATCGAGCTGGCCGACCCCGAGGATCGCTTCGCACCCGGGATCCCGACACTCGTCGACGGCTTCCTCACCTATGCCTGGGCGCTCAACGAGGGCGACTCCTGCGACGGCCGGGGGGCCGGCGACGGCCCGATCGGGCCGACCCTGCACGTCCAGCCGGGGGATCGGCTCCGGATCCGGATCGAGAACGACCTCGGGGACGTCAGCCCCCTTTACGGGGAGCCCGGCGGGGCGCCGACCAACCTGCACACCCACGGCCTGGTGATCTCGCCGGCCGGCAACTCGGACAACGTCCTGCTGGACATCCCCCCCGGCATGTCCAACGTCTACGAGTACCAGATCCCGGCCGACCACGAGCCGGGCGTCAACTGGTATCACCCGCATCGCCACGAGTTCGCGATGGACCAGGTCTACCGGGGCATGCTCGGCTTCCTGGTCGTCGGCGACGCCGACGGCGACATCGACCAGGTCCGGGGGCTGCCGACCCGGCTGATGATGCTGCAGGCCCACACCCCCGAGTTCGACCCGGCCACCGGCCGGACCCGCCTGGCCCCGCTGGCGGAGACGGAGACGGGGGACCTCCAGCTCACCGTCAACGGCCAGTACATGCCCGAACTGCAGATGGAGGCCGAGGACGAGGTCTGGGTCGGGCTCCAGATCGACCCCAGGGACCTGATGCGGACGTTCATCCCCGACCCCGCCGTCCCGTTCGACGACTGGGACATGGACGCCCCGACCAACCAGCCGACCTACTACGTCGCCCAGGACGGCGCCTCGTTCCCCAGGACGGTCGAGAAGCCCAGGGTGGCCCTGGCCCCCGGCAAGCGGGTCAGCGAGGTCGTCTCCGCCCCCCCCGAGGGGCAGGAGCGGACCTTCGCGGCCACGGTGATCACCCCGGAGCCGGGCCTGGTCCCGCATACCCAGCCGATCATGACCATCAAGGGCTTCGGCCGGGGCGGCGACCCCTCCTCGTGGCACGACCTCCCCCTCACCACCTCGAACCCCGACGCCCGGTACGTCGACCTCTCCGACGAGGAGGTCGCGGCGTCCCGGACCGTCGTCTTCGAGACCCGGGTCGTCGACGGCCGGTCCCAATTCCTCATCAACGGCCAGATCTGGCCGGACACGCCCACCTTCCAGGCCCGGGCCGGGCAGGTCGAGGAGTGGACGGTCATCAACAAGGACGACATCCCGCACCCGATCCACCTGCACATGCAGCACTTCCAGGCCGAGGCGGTCGACGTCGGCCGGCAGGTCGACGGCCTGCCCCCCGGCTTCGTCTACACGAAGCCCCCCCACGAGTACGACCAGGACGTCTGGTACATGGACCCGAAGACCGTCTCCGTCTTCCGGATCCGCTTCGAGCCGACGGTGGGGGAGGCGGTCTTCCACTGCCACAACCTGATCCACGAGGACCGGGGGATGATGGCGCACCTGAACGTCATCCCGGCCGAGCCGATGGTCGTGTCCGCCCCCGCCTTCGGCGGCGCGATCGCGTCGATCTACCCGCTGAACCCCGACGGGCGGACGGTCTCGGAGACGCCCAGGGCCCGGGTCACCCCGTTCGGGCCGGGGTGGAGGAACGGCATGTCGGCGGCCATGGGGGACGTCAACTTCGACGGGATCTCCGACGCCATCTTCGCCGCCGGGACCGGCCGCAAGGGCCTGGTCGTCGTCCTCGACGGGGCGACCAACTTCGCCACCACCCTGCTGGCCTTCGACGCCTTCGGCCCGGGCTTCCGGGGCCGCCTGAACGTGGCCTCGGGCGACGTCAACGCCGACGGCCGGGCCGACATCATCGTCGCCGGGGCCGGCCGGTCGGCGCCCCTGGTCCGGGCCTTCTCCGGCAAGACCGGGGCCCTGCTCTCCGAGTTCCTGGCCTACGGGCCCGGCCACCGGGGGGGCGTGCAGCTGGCCGCCGGCAACGTCGACGGCTCCGGCCGGATCCGGATCGTCACCGCCCCCGGCCCGGGACACCCCCCCGACGTCCGGATCTGGGGCTGGGACCTCTACTCCCCCAACGGCCAGGGCGTCGAGCATGGCGGCCGGGCCCACCTGGGTGCCCCGGCGCTGGTCGGGTCGTTCCTCGCCTCGGGCCCCCGAGATCGCCGGGGCGTCTCGGTCGCCACCGCCATGTTCGACGGCAGGCTCGGCGGCTTCACGAGGATCGTGACCGCCCCCCGGGCCGCCGGCCGGCACGTGAGCGTCTGGACGGTCGACGCCGGCCACGGGCGGGCCGCCGGCCACGGGGACGGCGCCGGCCATGGCCGGCAGATGGGACCGACCTCGCACGACATCGACGCCCCCCCGGTCGCCGATCGGGCCGGCGTGGGGCTCCTCACCCGGTTCCGGCCCTTCGAGGGCCGTCGATGGCCCTCCGGCTTCGCCCTCGGGGCGGTGAATACACCCACCGGCGCCCTGATCGCCGCCGGGCCCCTCCGCCCGACCCGGCCGACCGTCCGCCTCTTCGACGCCGACCCGCAGGCCCCCCGGGAGGGGCCGAAGGCCTTGCTCGTCGGCGCGATCGCCTCCCGGGACGGCCTCGGCCTTTCGCTCGGCGGGAGCTGA